The proteins below come from a single Haemorhous mexicanus isolate bHaeMex1 chromosome 20, bHaeMex1.pri, whole genome shotgun sequence genomic window:
- the BPTF gene encoding nucleosome-remodeling factor subunit BPTF isoform X10 encodes MRGRRGRPPKQQQPAAAAAPASAPAPAGPIGGLRSRQRGSSRGRWAAAAQAETAGPKQKGAGAAQASSPAAAASPRGGGKRKAGGGGSSTPGGGGSGGKGRGRAGAAGAGGGGGAGGSCNSQGRAASSRRSISKVVYDDHESEEEEESMVSEEEEEEGDPEDNQDSEEEEEEIMEEEDDDDSDYPEEMEDEDDASYCTESSFRSHSTYSSTPGRRRQRAHRPRSPILEEKDIPPLEFPKSSEDLMVPSEHIMNVIAIYEVLRNFGTVLRLSPFRFEDFCAALVSQEQCTLMAEMHIVLLKAVLREEDTSNTTFGPADLKDSVNSTLYFIDGMTWPEVLRVYCESDKEYHHVLPYQETEDYPYGPVENKIKVLQFLVDQFLTTNIAREELMSEGVIQYDDHCRVCHKLGDLLCCETCSAVYHLECVKPPLEEVPEDEWQCEVCVAHQVPGVTDCVAEIQKNKPYIRHEPIGYDRHRRKYWFLNRRIIIEEDSESEKDKKIWYYSTKIQLAELIECLDKDYWEADLCKTLDEMREEVHRHMDVTEDLTNKARGSNKSFLSAANDEILDIIRARKGEIVEDKNTGDEEAEKAKSDVDNDQTDAERDKEESGDQDKIEETQSEQDVEKEKTEEATVVGDKSNSVTSSTDDSTTNPSAGENSCSEGKDAVGCQSETLDSNNVAEKKVASELPLELSEETGQMIPSSGSAAPPQADVENSSVSELGSGQNDSIKTLDDAENAERGSQASEDIGEKSNGDRSDSPGAGKGTPGSTRMLTRLRNPDSKLSQMKSQQVAAAANEANKLYKETREVLVVNSQGEVSRVSTKKDVVIKGNINNYFKLGQEGKYRVYHNQYATNSFALNKHQHREDHDKRRHLSHKFCLTPAGEFKWNGSVHGSKVLTISTLRLTIIQLENNIPASFLHPNWASHRSNWIKAVQMCSKPREFALALAILECAIKPVVMLPIWRESLGHTRLRRMTAIEREEKEKVKKKERKQEEEETMQQATWVKYTFPVKHQVWKQKGEEYRVTGYGGWSWISKTHVHRFMPKLPGNTNANYRKLLSTKSEDEKCNLDKRKGTAKVKPERDRAKDSRDLQAKDKADVSETLEKVQVKEEKLREDKLEVDTVSENLGHAKDTVEKDMDGENDKVIKEEPMDVDDVKIESSIKDEESHCKRDIINVSEGFHLRTCYKRKVKSSKLDGLLERRIKQFTLEEKQRLEKMRLEAGAKTGGIRSVSPQKNTDELQARNGKEGSQFGSPSQDQSYISDKTQAEDAEQDCLPISSISSTKTGDEDESFLPLSNRLSKEGQLLDENSPQSSEGDSSVQNDGRENNPAPSTADKCQGQEALGESESSLVDGLKQTSAEGRIKWDGSETTEKSLKQKLPITRVSQRELENLGPVVPESSCRRDAVGTLEKSDSEGNSEQQSKDPENNCMIKSHMETMSSQESEMEEEIAPVKTESKSEKMIFHQKSANKDLEPFKTGLISERNLESQSLEHMDGENDNKDILSSKLTEANGRKKGQELKVETGTMNKYLDQTNVNTITDKKNNIDEETETEKEKSSFQMNGKDNDIKALSHDDCLVKNACEAKAGGDIEPKVNNINKAIPEHEIKPLTFKESSVKPFMNGDIMGEDTKDKNNVDSKSHLQSSPESESGESPADEVPKCMQKSEENQLSPERSASVGSASLPTQPVCKENNLNSETESMETEASEEKKVAPSPVTSCEESSLSSHFADQNGVQAYKMENINGESKMKTVITEVTTTTSTVSTESKTVFKVAETGAASDERTTVVSSTENCAISTVTTTTTVTKLTTPASESNSDVISVQEHSKTVVTTTVTDSLTTPEGTLVTSMTVSKEYSTKDKVKLMKFTRPKKTRSGTALPSYRKFVTKSSKKSIFVLPNDDLKKLARRGGIREVPYFNYNAKPALDIWPYPSPRPTFGITWRYRLQTVKSLAGVSLMLRLLWACLKWDDMAAKAPPGGGTTRTETTETEITTTEIIKRRDVGPYGIRSEYCIRKVICPIGVPEAPKETPTPQRKGLRSSALRPKRPETPKQTGPVIMETWVAEEELELWEIRAFAERVEKEKAQAVEQQAKKRLEQQKQIPAGGVVPAATTASSTAATVSTPQKVVVGPLTGPVPTGTKVVLTTKVGSPATVTFQQNKNFHQTFATWVKQGQSSTGVVQVQQKVLGIIPSTTGASQTFTSFQPRTATVTIRPNTTGTLGTTSTSQVVQGTPLRPGMTVIRTPLQQSTLGKAIIRTPVVVQQGQTQQVVTQIIRGQPVSTAVSSTSTASSSTGQKTITSSGTAPQQVQPQTPAPPPRPQQGQVKLTMAQLTQLTQGQGGSQGLTVVIQGQGQTTGQLQLIPQGVTVIPGPGQQLMQAAMPNGTIQRFLFTPLPAAATTASTTTTTVSTSTSAAGEAKPALQAPPAPAVPAGQGQPQGQPTAQPAGPQPQGAQAEAQSQPEAPGDSAAPPEAQPSKSPAQSPAQAPGLSPAPGPMQPPPAGLAPGQAQAQHPAQVVMKQNAVIEHLKQKKTLTPAEREENQRMIVCNQVMKYILDKIDKEEKQAAKKRKREESVEQKRSKQNATKLSALLFKHKEQLKAEILKKRALLDKDLQIEVQEELKKDLTKIKKEKERAQAAAAAAAAAAAAAAAAAPPPPPPVPPAPPQLPAASVTSSSSTTVPVPVSSQKRKREEEKDSSASKSKKKKMISTTSKETKKDTKLYCICKTPYDESKFYIGCDLCTNWYHGECVGITEKEAKKMDVYICNECKRAQEGSSEELYCICRTPYDESQFYIGCDRCQNWYHGRCVGILQSEADLIDEYVCPQCQSTEDAMTVLSPLTDKDYEGLRRVLRSLQAHKMAWPFLEPVDPNDAPDYYGVIKEPMDLATMEERILKRYYKKVTEFVADMTKIFDNCRYYNPSDSPFYQCAEVLESFFVQKLKGFKASRSHNNKLQSTAS; translated from the exons GTAGGAGAAGACAGAGAGCACATCGTCCTCGTTCTCCAATATTGGAAGAAAAAGATATCCCACCCTTGGAGTTTCCTAAATCCTCAGAGGACTTAATGGTGCCTAGTGAGCATATAATGAATGTTATTGCCATCTATGAGGTACTAAGGAACTTTGGCACTGTTTTGCGCCTCTCTCCTTTTCGTTTTGAGGacttctgtgctgctctggtaAGTCAAGAGCAGTGCACACTTATGGCAGAGATGCATATAGTGCTGTTAAAAGCAGTTTTACGTGAAGAAGACACTTCAAATACTACCTTTGGACCTGCTGACCTCAAAGATAGCGTTAATTCCACTTTGTATTTCATAGATGGAATGACGTGGCCAGAGGTTCTGCGGGTATATTGTGAGAGTGACAAGGAATACCATCATGTTCTTCCTTACCAAGAGACAGAGGACTATCCTTATGGACCAGTAGAGAATAAAATCAAAGTTCTGCAGTTCTTAGTGGATCAGTTTCTTACCACAAACATTGCACGTGAGGAGTTAATGTCAGAAGGTGTTATTCAGTATGATGATCATTGTAGGGTTTGTCACAAACTCGGGGATTTGCTTTGCTGTGAGACTTGCTCGGCCGTGTACCACTTGGAGTGTGTGAAGCCCCCCCTGGAGGAGGTGCCCGAAGACGAGTGGCAGTGCGAGGTCTGCGTGGCACATCAGGTGCCTGGAGTGACTGACTGTGTGGCTGAaatccaaaaaaacaaaccGTACATCCGCCACGAGCCCATCGGCTACGACAGGCACCGGCGGAAATACTGGTTCCTCAACAGGAGGATCATCAT AGAGGAAGATTCAGAAAGTGAGAAGGATAAGAAAATCTGGTACTACAGCACAAAGATCCAGCTGGCAGAGTTGATTGAATGCCTGGACAAGGATTACTGGGAGGCTGACCTATGCAAAACCCTAGACGAGATGCGTGAAGAAGTTCATCGGCACATGGATGTGACAGAGGACCTTACAAACAAAGCAAGGGGCAGCAACAAGTCTTTCCTTTCTGCAGCAAATG ATGAAATTTTGGACATTATCAGagcaagaaaaggagaaatagtGGAAGATAAAAACACAGGAGAtgaggaagcagaaaaggccaAAAGTGATGTTGATAATGACCAGACAGATGCTGAGAGAGACAAGGAAGAATCTGGAGACCAAGATAAAATTGAGGAAACACAGAGTGAGCAAGatgtggaaaaagagaaaacagaag AGGCAACAGTCGTTGGGGATAAAAGTAACTCTGTGACCTCCAGCACTGATGACAGCACCACAAATCCTTCTGCAGGAGAGAATAGTTGCTCTGAAGGGAAGGACGCAGTGGGGTGTCAGTCAGAAACCCTTGATAGCAACAACGTGGCAGAGAAGAAGGTGGCATCAGAGCTCCCTCTGGAACTCTCAG AAGAAACTGGTCAGATGATCCCCAGCAGTGGTTCTGCTGCACCTCCACAGGCAGATGTTGAGAACAGCAGTGTCAGCGAGCTGGGCTCTGGCCAGAATGACTCCATTAAGACTCTTGATGATGCTGAAAATGCAGAGAGGGGATCCCAGGCTTCAGAGGATATAG GAGAGAAATCCAATGGTGACAGAAGTGATTCTCCAGGTGCAGGGAAGGGCACACCAGGCTCGACACGGATGCTCACCAGATTGAGAAATCCAGATAGCAAACTGAGCCAGATGAAAAGCCAGCAggttgctgctgcagcaaatgAAGCAAACAAGTTATATAAAGAAACCAGAGAG gTTCTGGTGGTCAACTCTCAAGGCGAAGTGTCCCGAGTGAGCACCAAGAAGGACGTTGTGATTAAAGGAAATATCAACAACTATTTCAaactggggcaggaggggaagtACCGTGTGTATCACAATCAGTATGCCACCAATTCCTTTGCTCTGAAcaagcaccagcacagggaggaccACGACAAGAGGCGACACCTCTCACACAAATTCTGCCTGACCCCAGCTGGAGAGTTCAAGTGGAATGGTTCTGTGCATGGCTCCAAAGTTCTCACCATATCCACCCTGAGGCTGACCATTATTCAGCTAGAAAATAATATCCCAGCATCCTTCCTTCACCCTAATTGGGCTTCCCACAG GTCTAACTGGATTAAGGCTGTTCAGATGTGCAGCAAACCCAGAGAATTTGCACTAGCACTGGCTATTTTGGAGTGTGCAATCAAACCAGTTGTCATGCTGCCCATCTGGCGGGAATCCTTGGGGCATACGAg ATTACGCAGAATGACAGCAatagaaagagaagaaaaggagaaagtgaaaaaaaaagagagaaaacaagaagaagaagaaacaatGCAGCAAGCTACATGGGTGAAATACACATTTCCTGTCAAACACCAG gtttggaaacaaaaaggagaGGAATATAGAGTAACAGGATatggaggctggagctggattAGTAAAACCCATGTCCACAGGTTTATGCCCAAACTGCCAGGAAATACTAATGCAAATTACAGAAAATTGCTATCAA CAAAGAGCGAAGATGAAAAATGCAACTTGGATAAACGAAAAGGTACAGCTAAGGTAAAAccagagagagacagagcaaAGGATTCTCGAGATCTGCAAGCAAAAGACAAAGCAGATGTTTCAGAAACCTTGGAGAAAGTAcaagtaaaagaagaaaagttgcGTGAAGACAAATTAGAAGTTGACACAGTTTCTGAAAACTTAGGTCATGCAAAAGACACAG TGGAAAAAGACATGGATGGTGAAAATGATAAAGTCATCAAAGAAGAACCTATGGATGTGGATGATGTGAAAATTGAATCCTCCATAAAAGATGAGGAAAGTCATTGTAAGCGGGATATAATCAATGTCAGTGAGGGATTTCATTTAAGGACTTGCTACAAAAGGAAAGTAAAATCATCAAAATTAGATGGACTCCTGGAGCGGCGAATCAAGCAGTTTACGCTGGAGGAAAAACAGCGTCTAGAAAAGATGAGGCTGGAGGCTGGTGCTAAAACTGGGGGTATTCGGTCTGTGAGCCCCCAGAAAAACACAGATGAGCTACAAGCCAGGAATGGGAAAGAAGGAAGCCAGTTTGGCTCTCCTTCCCAGGATCAAAGCTACATCTCAGACAAGACCCAAGCTGAAGATGCAGAACAGGACTGTTTGCCCATCAGCAGCATTTCCTCTACCAAAACTGGGGATGAAGATGAATCATTTTTGCCTTTGTCAAACAGGCTCTCAAAAgaggggcagctgctggatgAGAACTCCCCTCAATCCTCTGAAGGAGACAGCTCTGTTCAGAATGATGGCAGAGAAAACAACCCTGCGCCTTCGACTGCTGATAAGTGTCAAGGACAAGAGGCTCTTGGAGAGTCTGAGAGCTCCTTAGTGGATGGCTTGAAACAAACCAGTGCAGAAGGCAGAATCAAATGGGATGGTTcagaaacaactgaaaaatCCTTGAAACAAAAGCTACCTATTACCAGAGTTTCTCAGCGAGAACTTGAAAACTTAGGGCCAGTGGTACCTGAGAGCAGCTGTAGAAGAGATGCTGTGGGCACTCTTGAAAAATCAGACTCAGAAGGGAATTCTGAACAGCAAAGCAAAGATCCAGAAAACAACTGTATGATAAAAAGCCATATGGAAACCATGTCCTCTCAAGAAAGTGAAATGGAGGAAGAAATTGCTCCCGTAAAGACTGAAAGTAAATCTGAAAAGATGATATTTCACCAAAAATCAGCTAATAAAGATCTAGAACCATTTAAAACAGGGCTGATTTCTGAAAGAAACCTTGAAAGTCAAAGTCTGGAACACATGGATGGGGAAAATGATAACAAAGATATACTGAGCTCTAAACTGACAGAGGCTAATGGTCGAAAGAAAGGTCAGGAACTGAAAGTGGAGACAGGTACCATGAACAAATATCTTGATCAGACAAATGTAAATACTATTACTGACAAAAAGAATAATATAGATGAAGAAactgagacagaaaaagaaaaatcatcatttcaAATGAATGGAAAAGACAATGACATTAAAGCATTATCACATGATGACTGCTTAGTGAAAAATGCCTGTGAAGCTAAGGCAGGGGGTGATATTGAACCAAAagttaataatattaataaagcCATTCCAgaacatgaaataaaaccacTGACTTTTAAAGAATCTTCAGTAAAACCATTCATGAATGGTGACATCATGGGAGAGGACACAAAGGATAAAAATAATGTGGACTCAAAGTCACATCTGCAGAGTTCACCTGAGTCTGAGTCTGGAGAGAGTCCAGCAGATGAAGTGCCCAAGTGTATGCAGAAAAGTGAAGAAAACCAGCTTTCTCCTGAGAGATCTGCCAGTGTGggctctgcttccctgccaaCACAGCCTGTCTGTAAAGAAAATAACCTGAACAGTGAAACAGAATCTATGGAAACTGAAGCAAGTGAGGAGAAGAAAGTTGCTCCATCTCCTGTAACCTCATGTGAGGAATCCAGCTTGAGCAGTCACTTTGCTGACCAGAATGGGGTACAGGcatataaaatggaaaatattaatggagaaagtaaaatgaaaactgtTATTACTGAAGTGACTACCACAACCTCAACTGTGTCCACAGAGTCCAAAACGGTGTTTAAGGTTGCAGAGACTGGAGCTGCCAGTGATGAGAGGACCACAGTTGTTTCCTCTACAGAAAACTGTGCCATCTCCACtgtcaccaccaccaccactgtcACCAAGCTCACCACTCCAGCCTCAGAGAGTAACTCTGATGTCATCTCTGTCCAGGAGCACAGTAAAACAGTGGTTACAACCACAGTCACCGACTCACTGACCACCCCAGAAGGCACATTGGTGACTTCCATGACTGTCAGCAAAGAATAttccacaaaagacaaagtgaaGTTAATGAAATTCACAAGACCCAAAAAAACTCGTTCTGGAACTGCCTTGCCATCTTACAGGAAATTTGTTAccaaaagcagtaaaaaaagcATCTTTGTTTTACCCAATGATGACTTAAAAAAGCTagccaggagaggagggatCAGAGAGGTTCCTTATTTCAATTACAATGCAAAGCCTGCCTTGGATATCTGGCCATATCCATCCCCAAGACCAACATTTGGGATCACTTGGAG GTACCGACTCCAAACAGTCAAATCATTGGCTGGAGTGAGCCTGATGTTGAGGTTATTGTGGGCTTGTCTCAAGTGGGATGATATGGCAGCAAAAGCTCCCCCTGGGGGAGGAACCACAAGGACAG AAACAACTGAAACTGAAATTACAACAACAGAAATAATCAAGCGGAGAGATGTTGGGCCGTATGGGATCCGCTCAGAGTACTGTATAAGGAAAGTCATTTGTCCCATCGGTGTACCAGAGGCTCCAaaag AAACTCCAACACCCCAGAGGAAGGGACTGCGATCAAGTGCCCTCAGGCCAAAAAGGCCAGAAACACCCAAGCAAACAGGCCCTGTTATAATGGAAACTTGGGTCGCAGAGGAGGAGTTGGAACTGTGGGAGATCAGGGCATTTGCTGAAAG ggtggagaaggaaaaggcacaGGCAGTTGAACAACAGGCTAAG AAAcggctggagcagcagaagcagatcCCTGCAGGAGGTGTGgtccctgcagccaccacagccagcagcactgcagccacagtCTCCACACCCCAGAAAGTCGTGGTGGGCCCTCTGAcaggccctgtccccacaggaacCAAAGTAGTGCTCACCACTAAAGTGGGGTCTCCAGCTACAGTAACATTCCAACAGAACAAGAATTTCCATCAAACTTTTGCTACTTGGGTTAAGCAAGGCCAGTCTTCAACAG gTGTGGTTCAAGTTCAGCAAAAGGTATTGGGTATCATTCCATCAACTACAGGTGCAAGTCAAACCTTTACTTCATTCCAGCCAAGGACAGCAACTGTAACCATTAGGCCAAACACCACAGGGACGTTAGGAACGACAAGCACTTCACAA GTGGTGCAGGGGACGCCGCTGCGCCCCGGGATGACGGTGATCCGGACCCCGCTGCAGCAGTCCACCCTTGGCAAGGCCATCATTCGAACACCTGTAGTGGTGCAACAAG GTCAGACACAGCAAGTGGTGACTCAGATAATCAGGGGTCAGCCTGTCTCAACAGCAGTTTCTAGTACCAGCACAGCTTCTTCCAGCACTGGGCAGAAAACCATCACAAGTTCTGGGACAGCCCCTCAACAAGTTCAGCCACAGACCCCAGCACCACCCCCTCgccctcagcagggccaggtgAAGCTGACAATGGCCCAGCTCACCCAGCTCACACAGGGGCAG gGTGGCAGTCAAGGCTTAACTGTGGTAATTCAGGGACAAGGTCAAACTACTGGTCAGTTACAATTAATCCCTCAGGGTGTGACTGTAATACCTGGTCCAGGACAGCAGCTTATGCAAGCAGCTATGCCAAATGGTACAATTCAGAGATTTCTGTTCACCCCACTACCAGCAGCTGCTACTACAGCTAGCACAACTACAACCACCGTTTCTACTTCCACCTCGG CTGCAGGGGAAGCCAAGCCGGCTCTGCAGGCGCCTCCAGCACCGGCCGTGCCTgcggggcaggggcagccccagggccagcccaCGGCCCAGCCCGCGGGGCCTCAGCCCCAGGGCGCCCAGGCCGAGGCCCAGAGCCAGCCCGAGGCTCCCGGGGACTCTGCGGCCCCTCCCGAAGCTCAGCCCTCCAAGTCTCCGGCTCAgtctccagcccaggctccGGGGCTCTCTCCAGCACCAGGCCCGATGCAGCCCCCGCCCGCGGGGCTGGCCCCAGGCCAGGCCCAGGCTCAGCATCCAGCTCAG GTGGTTATGAAGCAGAATGCTGTCATAGAACATTTGAAACAGAAGAAGACACTGACTCCAgctgaaagggaagaaaatcagaG AATGATTGTGTGCAACCAAGTGATGAAATATATTCTGGATAAGAtagacaaagaagaaaaacaggcaGCTAAGAAACGGAAGCGAGAAGAGAGTGTGGAGCAGAAGCGGAGCAAACAGAACGCGACCaagctctcagctctgcttttcaagcataaggagcagctgaaagctgaaatactgaaaaaaagagcCCTTCTGGACAAAGATCTGCAGATTGAAGTGCAG GAGGAGCTAAAGAAAGACTTGActaaaattaagaaagaaaaagaaagagcccaggcagcagctgctgcagcagcagctgcagctgctgcggccgccgccgctgccccgccACCACcgccaccagtgccaccagcaccgccacagctgccagcagccagtgtcacctcctcctcctccaccactGTCCCCGTGCCAGTCTCCTCCCAGAAGAGGAAACgagaggaggagaaagattCCTCGGCTTCCAagtccaagaaaaagaaaatgatttCTACTACCTCAAAGGAAACGAAGAAGGACACAAAGCTTTACTGCATCTGTAAAACGCCTTACGACGAGTCCAA GTTCTATATTGGCTGTGATCTTTGTACTAACTGGTATCATGGAGAATGTGTTGGAATCACAGAAAAGGAGGCTAAGAAAATGGATGTGTACATCTGTAATGAGTGTAAACGGGCACAAGAGGGCAGCAGTGAGGAGTTGTACTGTATCTGCAGAACACCTTATGATGAGTCGCA ATTTTACATTGGCTGTGACCGATGCCAGAACTGGTACCACGGGCGCTGCGTGGGCATCCTGCAGAGCGAGGCCGATCTCATCGATGAGTAcgtgtgtccccagtgccagtcCACAGAGGATGCCATGACTGTGCTCAGCCCACTCACAGATAAGGACTATGAAGGCTTGAGGAGGGTCCTGCGCTCCTTGCAG GCTCACAAGATGGCATGGCCATTCCTAGAACCAGTGGATCCCAACGATGCCCCAGATTATTATGGTGTCATCAAAGAACCAATGG